In Pseudomonas sp. Leaf58, one DNA window encodes the following:
- a CDS encoding ABC transporter substrate-binding protein, with protein MIERCFRHALRLLPCLLLLPLAAVADEPCRRLTATGNPEYPPYLWRDPQNPQQLIGVNTDLLKYLGKQLGLEIEVVYSGPWSRAQEEVRTGRIDLMAGYFLTRARQQQMDFVAPPFLYTPSVVWVRQGNAFVYQQWADLKGRKGGTLVNNSHGQQFDDYAKANLTLEAVPSARQAFEKLMHKRSDYVVYEQYPGMALVSTLGITGAVQVLAPPISSEGLYLAMSRESPCNQPQLREALAREMEKIVAGALPEQLLQQNLGRWQ; from the coding sequence ATGATCGAGCGTTGCTTTCGCCACGCCTTGCGGCTGTTGCCGTGCCTGTTGTTGCTGCCCTTGGCGGCGGTAGCCGATGAGCCATGTCGGCGGCTGACCGCCACCGGCAACCCGGAATACCCTCCCTATTTGTGGCGCGACCCGCAAAACCCGCAGCAGCTGATCGGTGTCAATACTGACCTGCTCAAGTACCTGGGCAAGCAGTTGGGGCTGGAAATCGAAGTTGTTTATAGCGGGCCGTGGTCGCGCGCCCAGGAAGAAGTGCGCACGGGCCGCATCGACCTGATGGCCGGGTATTTCCTGACCAGAGCCCGCCAGCAACAGATGGACTTCGTCGCCCCGCCATTTCTGTACACCCCCAGCGTGGTTTGGGTGCGCCAGGGCAATGCCTTTGTCTACCAGCAATGGGCCGACCTCAAGGGCCGTAAAGGCGGCACGCTGGTCAACAACAGCCACGGCCAGCAGTTCGACGACTACGCCAAGGCAAACCTCACCCTCGAGGCAGTGCCCAGTGCCAGGCAAGCGTTCGAGAAGTTGATGCACAAGCGCAGCGATTACGTGGTGTACGAGCAGTACCCCGGCATGGCGCTGGTAAGTACGCTGGGCATCACAGGGGCGGTGCAAGTGCTGGCGCCACCCATTTCCAGCGAAGGTTTGTACCTGGCGATGTCGCGCGAATCGCCGTGCAATCAGCCGCAGCTGCGTGAGGCGCTGGCACGGGAGATGGAAAAGATCGTTGCCGGGGCGCTGCCGGAGCAGCTGTTGCAACAGAACCTGGGGCGTTGGCAGTAG
- a CDS encoding XdhC family protein, with protein MESIDLLVLRTTRDWLAAGHRALLATVARTWGSSPRPVGSMMALRSDGRVVGSVSGGCIEDDLIHRYTTAYGGPGMPDGLPQVVRYGVSADEAHRFGLPCGGTLELVVEFAPSLPHLEQLLASLDSGSLVRRELDLHSGTARLTATTTAELFRFDGQHMLSTLGPGYRLLLIGAGALAEYLATMALFNGFSVSLCDPRPEYTAGWNLAGVNRLAGMPDDVVRAFAPDLRSAIVAVSHDPKLDDLALLEALHSPAFYIGAIGSQRNSQLRRARLIEHFGESEASLQRLHGPIGIYIGSKTPAEIAVSVMAEILAVKNDVRLPGAASMTRAKQAEQLARSL; from the coding sequence ATGGAAAGCATCGACCTGCTAGTGCTGCGCACCACTCGAGACTGGCTAGCCGCCGGCCACCGCGCCTTACTCGCCACGGTCGCCCGCACCTGGGGTTCTTCCCCTCGCCCGGTGGGCTCGATGATGGCCCTGCGCAGTGACGGCCGGGTGGTCGGCAGTGTTTCCGGCGGCTGTATCGAAGACGACCTCATCCACCGCTACACCACTGCCTACGGCGGCCCCGGCATGCCTGACGGCCTGCCCCAGGTGGTGCGCTATGGCGTCAGCGCCGACGAAGCCCACCGCTTCGGCCTACCCTGTGGCGGTACCCTCGAACTGGTTGTGGAATTCGCCCCGTCGCTGCCCCACCTCGAACAGTTGCTGGCTAGCCTAGACAGCGGCAGCCTGGTTCGCCGTGAGCTCGACCTGCACAGTGGCACAGCCCGTCTCACCGCCACCACCACCGCCGAACTGTTCCGCTTCGATGGCCAACACATGCTCAGCACCCTCGGCCCAGGCTACCGCTTGCTGTTGATCGGGGCCGGCGCGCTCGCCGAATACCTGGCGACCATGGCCCTGTTCAATGGCTTCAGCGTTTCACTGTGCGACCCACGCCCGGAGTACACGGCGGGGTGGAACCTGGCTGGCGTCAACCGCCTGGCTGGCATGCCGGACGACGTGGTGCGCGCCTTCGCCCCTGACCTGCGCAGCGCCATTGTCGCCGTCAGCCACGACCCCAAGCTGGACGACCTGGCCCTGCTCGAAGCCTTGCACAGCCCGGCGTTCTACATTGGCGCCATCGGCTCCCAGCGCAACAGCCAGCTGCGCCGCGCGCGGCTGATCGAGCACTTCGGCGAAAGCGAAGCGTCGCTGCAGCGCCTGCACGGCCCGATCGGCATCTACATCGGCAGCAAGACCCCAGCTGAGATCGCCGTCAGCGTCATGGCTGAGATCCTCGCGGTAAAGAACGACGTCCGCCTGCCTGGGGCGGCCAGCATGACCCGGGCCAAGCAAGCCGAACAGCTGGCGCGGTCCCTGTAA
- a CDS encoding molybdopterin cofactor-binding domain-containing protein, whose translation MNTPVDSPAELLQLQLGETVNLSRRRFLAGTAVGALVLGFGLPMGSARVQAAAAASAERGTQVPAFLEIRPDGTVRLLSPFMEGGQGPFTAMAQIVGEELDVDPAHFVVDSAPPGEAYVVMENGMRITGGSMSVRMSYPTMRRLGALARAMLLQAGAEQLGVPLEELSTTPGNVVHTTTGRSIAYGELAERAMDLPVPDPASVKLRDPSQFRWIGKPVRRLDAYDKSTGKAVYSIDIKVDGMLHAAVQHAPRLGMTVGSVRNEEQVKAMKGVHSVHQLPGAVAVVAERWWHAKRAVEAIQVDWQEPTADSPLRPMPADFSSDGWREHLATVEGPARDEENQGDVPGMLANAKTQVEATYHNQYLNHAQLEPPSALARFNPDGTLDVWLPNQAPDMFRDDIAKRTGLAPAQITLHSPLLGGFFGRHFLYDSANPYPQAIALAKAVGRPVKLIWSREEEFLRDVLRPVAVVKFRAALDADGLPVALEAVSATEGPTEALAGKQGDKLDPTALEGLSGKSYAIANKRIAQIYVKGPAMLGYWRSVGNSLNDFFYESFLDELADKGGKDPFELRLHLLRGNARLTNLLQAVAELSGGWKRGPFTAEDGSKRARGVAMASPFGSEAAVIAEVSIENGQVKVHDIWQAIDPGSIVNPAIIEHQVNGAVALGLSQTLLEEAVYVDGKPRARNYDLYPILPPSRMARVHVRIVESGAKMGGIGEPPLPAVAPAVVNAVAQLTGQRVRSLPLSRHTFS comes from the coding sequence ATGAACACGCCTGTCGATAGCCCCGCCGAACTGCTCCAACTGCAACTCGGCGAGACGGTCAACCTGTCACGCCGGCGCTTTCTTGCCGGCACTGCAGTCGGTGCCTTGGTCCTGGGTTTTGGCCTGCCCATGGGCTCGGCCCGCGTCCAGGCAGCGGCAGCAGCCAGCGCCGAACGCGGCACCCAGGTACCGGCATTTCTGGAGATCCGCCCAGACGGCACGGTACGCCTGCTGAGCCCGTTCATGGAGGGCGGGCAAGGCCCCTTCACCGCCATGGCACAGATCGTCGGCGAAGAGCTGGACGTCGACCCGGCCCATTTCGTGGTCGACAGCGCGCCGCCTGGGGAAGCTTATGTGGTAATGGAGAACGGCATGCGCATCACCGGCGGTAGCATGTCGGTGCGCATGAGCTACCCGACCATGCGCCGCCTGGGTGCCCTCGCCCGCGCCATGCTGCTGCAGGCCGGGGCCGAACAGCTGGGCGTGCCGCTCGAAGAACTCTCTACCACGCCGGGTAACGTGGTACATACCACGACTGGCCGTTCCATCGCCTACGGTGAGCTGGCCGAGCGTGCCATGGACCTGCCAGTGCCAGACCCGGCCAGCGTCAAGCTGCGCGACCCCAGCCAATTTCGCTGGATCGGCAAGCCGGTACGCCGCCTGGATGCCTACGACAAGTCCACCGGCAAGGCCGTGTACAGCATCGATATCAAGGTCGACGGCATGCTCCACGCCGCCGTGCAACATGCGCCCCGCCTGGGCATGACCGTTGGCAGCGTGCGCAACGAAGAGCAGGTCAAGGCGATGAAGGGCGTGCACTCGGTGCATCAGCTGCCAGGCGCCGTGGCCGTGGTTGCCGAACGCTGGTGGCATGCCAAGCGCGCGGTCGAAGCCATTCAGGTGGACTGGCAGGAGCCCACCGCCGACAGCCCACTACGGCCGATGCCGGCCGACTTCTCTAGCGACGGCTGGCGCGAGCACCTGGCCACCGTCGAGGGCCCGGCCCGCGACGAGGAAAACCAGGGGGATGTGCCCGGCATGCTGGCCAATGCCAAAACCCAGGTCGAGGCCACCTACCACAACCAGTACCTCAACCACGCCCAGTTGGAACCGCCATCAGCCCTGGCGCGCTTCAATCCTGATGGCACGCTGGACGTGTGGTTACCCAACCAGGCGCCGGACATGTTCCGTGACGACATCGCCAAGCGTACCGGCCTGGCCCCGGCGCAAATCACCCTGCATTCGCCGTTGCTGGGCGGCTTCTTTGGCCGCCACTTCCTGTACGACTCGGCCAACCCCTACCCGCAGGCCATTGCCTTGGCCAAGGCGGTGGGCCGGCCGGTGAAACTCATCTGGAGCCGCGAAGAAGAATTCTTGCGCGATGTACTGCGCCCGGTCGCCGTGGTGAAGTTCCGCGCAGCGCTGGATGCCGACGGCCTGCCAGTGGCCCTGGAAGCCGTAAGCGCCACCGAAGGCCCGACCGAGGCCCTCGCTGGCAAGCAGGGCGACAAGCTCGACCCGACCGCACTCGAAGGGCTGTCGGGCAAGTCCTACGCCATCGCCAACAAACGCATTGCGCAGATCTACGTCAAAGGCCCAGCCATGCTCGGTTACTGGCGCTCGGTGGGCAACTCGCTGAACGACTTCTTCTATGAGTCGTTCCTCGATGAACTGGCCGACAAAGGCGGCAAGGACCCGTTCGAACTGCGCCTGCACCTGCTGCGCGGCAATGCACGCCTGACCAACCTGCTGCAGGCTGTCGCCGAGTTGTCCGGTGGCTGGAAGCGTGGCCCCTTCACTGCCGAGGACGGCAGCAAGCGGGCACGTGGCGTGGCCATGGCTTCACCGTTTGGCTCGGAGGCCGCAGTGATTGCCGAGGTGTCGATCGAAAATGGCCAGGTCAAGGTACACGACATCTGGCAGGCCATCGACCCAGGCAGCATCGTCAACCCGGCGATCATCGAGCACCAGGTCAACGGCGCGGTAGCCCTGGGGCTGTCGCAGACCCTGCTGGAAGAAGCGGTATACGTGGATGGCAAGCCGCGCGCGCGCAACTACGACCTGTATCCGATCCTGCCGCCTTCACGCATGGCCCGGGTGCATGTGCGCATCGTCGAAAGCGGGGCGAAGATGGGCGGTATTGGCGAGCCACCGCTGCCCGCTGTGGCCCCGGCGGTGGTCAATGCGGTCGCGCAGCTCACCGGCCAGCGCGTGCGCAGCCTGCCACTGAGTCGCCATACCTTCAGCTGA
- a CDS encoding (2Fe-2S)-binding protein yields the protein MELRINQKTYQVEADADTPLLWVIRDDLGLTGTKYGCGLAQCGACSVLVDGNVVRACVTPVAGVVGREVTTIEAIEADAVGKRVVAAWVEHQVAQCGYCQSGQVMAATALLKHTPKPSDAQIDAAMVNLCRCGTYNAIHAAVHELAQGEKA from the coding sequence ATGGAACTACGCATCAACCAGAAGACCTACCAGGTCGAGGCGGACGCCGATACCCCCCTGCTGTGGGTGATCCGCGATGACCTGGGGCTGACCGGCACCAAGTATGGCTGCGGCCTGGCTCAGTGCGGCGCCTGCTCGGTGCTGGTGGACGGCAACGTGGTGCGCGCCTGCGTTACCCCGGTGGCCGGTGTAGTCGGGCGCGAAGTAACCACCATTGAGGCGATCGAGGCCGATGCCGTCGGTAAACGCGTGGTCGCGGCCTGGGTCGAGCACCAGGTCGCCCAGTGCGGCTACTGCCAGTCCGGCCAGGTGATGGCGGCCACGGCGCTGCTCAAGCACACGCCCAAACCCTCTGACGCGCAGATCGACGCCGCCATGGTCAACCTATGCCGCTGCGGCACCTACAACGCCATCCATGCTGCCGTGCATGAGCTGGCCCAAGGGGAGAAGGCCTGA
- a CDS encoding OsmC domain/YcaO domain-containing protein yields MEIKVNFLDNLRLEAKFDDFTVIADQPIRYKGDGSAPGPFDYFLASSALCAAYFVKLYCQTRDIPTENIRLSQNNIVDPENRYNQVFKIQVELPEDISEKDRQGILRSIDRCTVKKVVQTGPEFVIEVVDNLDADAQGLLMPVSDTSTYIPGKDLPLEQTIANMSGILAGLGMKIEIASWRNIVPNVWSLHVRDAQSPMCFTNGKGATKEAALASALGEFIERLNCNFFYNDQFWGEDLANAPFVHYPNEQWFKPGPRDALPAEILDEYCLAIYNADGELRGSHLYDTNSGNTARGICSLPFVRQSDQQVVYFPSNLIENLFLSNGMSAGNTLAEAQVQCLSEIFERAVKREILEGELCLPDVPQEVLAKYPAIVAGIQGLEEQGFPVLVKDASLGGEFPVMCVTLMNPRTGGVFASFGAHPSLEVALERSLTELLQGRSFEGLNDLPQPTFESHALTEPNNFVEHFIDSSGVVSWRFFSAKADFEFVEWDFSGHGEDSNQQEAATLFGILEDLGKEVYMAVYDNLGATACRILVPGYSEIYPVEDLIWDNTNRALSFRADILNLHSLDSRSLKLLLKRLDNSDVDDYTTITTLIGVEFDENTVWGQLTILELKLLICLAVQRFEEAKELVEAFLQFNDNTVERGLFYQALNVVLEVLLDDELEMDDYEANFRRMFGNPRMDAVLGSVDGSVRFHGLTPTSMKLEGLDRHLRLIESYKKLHAARAKFA; encoded by the coding sequence ATGGAAATCAAGGTCAATTTTCTCGACAATCTCCGCCTCGAAGCCAAGTTCGACGACTTCACGGTGATCGCCGACCAACCGATCCGCTACAAGGGTGATGGCTCGGCCCCGGGGCCGTTCGACTATTTCCTGGCGTCTTCGGCCTTGTGCGCGGCTTACTTCGTCAAGCTGTACTGCCAAACCCGCGACATCCCTACCGAAAACATTCGCCTGTCGCAGAACAACATCGTCGACCCGGAAAACCGCTACAACCAGGTTTTCAAGATCCAGGTCGAGCTGCCCGAGGACATTTCCGAGAAGGACCGCCAGGGCATCCTGCGCTCCATCGACCGTTGCACCGTGAAGAAGGTGGTGCAGACCGGTCCTGAGTTCGTGATCGAAGTGGTCGACAACCTCGATGCCGATGCTCAGGGCCTGCTGATGCCGGTGTCGGACACCAGCACCTACATCCCCGGCAAGGACCTGCCGCTGGAGCAGACCATCGCCAACATGTCGGGCATCCTCGCCGGGCTGGGGATGAAGATCGAAATCGCTTCGTGGCGCAACATCGTGCCCAACGTGTGGTCGCTGCACGTGCGCGATGCCCAATCGCCGATGTGCTTCACCAACGGCAAGGGCGCCACCAAGGAGGCGGCACTGGCCTCGGCGCTGGGCGAGTTCATCGAGCGCCTGAACTGCAACTTCTTCTATAACGACCAGTTCTGGGGCGAGGACCTGGCCAACGCACCGTTCGTGCACTACCCGAACGAGCAGTGGTTCAAGCCAGGCCCGCGCGATGCGCTGCCGGCCGAGATCCTCGATGAGTATTGCCTGGCAATCTACAACGCGGACGGCGAGCTGCGCGGCTCGCACCTGTACGACACCAATTCGGGCAACACCGCGCGCGGCATCTGCTCGCTGCCGTTCGTGCGCCAGTCCGATCAGCAGGTGGTGTACTTCCCGTCGAACCTGATCGAAAACCTGTTCCTCAGCAACGGCATGAGCGCCGGTAATACCCTGGCCGAAGCGCAGGTGCAGTGCCTGTCGGAAATCTTCGAGCGGGCCGTGAAACGCGAAATCCTCGAAGGCGAGCTGTGCCTGCCCGACGTGCCGCAGGAGGTGCTGGCCAAGTACCCGGCCATCGTCGCCGGCATTCAGGGCCTGGAAGAGCAGGGCTTCCCGGTGCTGGTCAAGGATGCTTCGCTGGGTGGTGAGTTCCCGGTCATGTGCGTGACCTTGATGAACCCGCGCACCGGTGGTGTGTTTGCCTCGTTCGGCGCCCACCCAAGCCTGGAAGTGGCGCTGGAGCGCAGCCTTACCGAACTGCTGCAGGGCCGCAGCTTCGAAGGTTTGAACGACCTGCCGCAACCCACCTTCGAAAGCCACGCGCTGACCGAGCCGAACAACTTCGTCGAGCACTTCATCGACTCCAGCGGTGTGGTGTCGTGGCGCTTCTTCAGCGCCAAGGCCGACTTCGAGTTCGTCGAGTGGGACTTCTCAGGCCACGGCGAGGACTCCAACCAGCAGGAAGCCGCCACCTTGTTCGGCATCCTCGAAGACCTGGGCAAGGAAGTGTACATGGCGGTGTACGACAACCTCGGCGCTACCGCCTGCCGCATCCTGGTGCCGGGCTACTCGGAAATCTACCCGGTCGAGGACCTGATCTGGGACAACACCAACCGCGCCTTGTCGTTCCGCGCCGACATTCTCAACCTGCACAGCCTGGACAGCCGCTCCCTCAAGCTGCTGCTCAAGCGCTTGGACAACAGCGATGTCGATGACTACACCACCATTACCACGCTGATTGGCGTGGAGTTCGACGAGAACACGGTGTGGGGCCAACTGACCATTCTGGAGCTGAAACTGCTGATCTGCCTGGCGGTGCAGCGGTTCGAGGAAGCCAAAGAGCTGGTCGAGGCGTTTTTGCAGTTCAACGACAACACCGTCGAGCGCGGGCTGTTCTACCAGGCGTTGAACGTGGTGCTGGAAGTGCTGTTGGACGACGAGCTGGAAATGGACGACTACGAGGCCAACTTCCGCCGCATGTTCGGTAACCCGCGCATGGACGCGGTGCTGGGCTCGGTGGATGGCAGCGTGCGCTTCCATGGCCTGACCCCGACCAGCATGAAGCTCGAAGGGCTTGATCGCCACTTGCGCCTGATCGAGAGCTATAAAAAGCTGCACGCGGCCCGGGCCAAGTTCGCTTGA
- a CDS encoding class I SAM-dependent methyltransferase, producing the protein MSTPLDSNALKARQQAAWASGDYAVIGTTLQLVGERLAEVCDLRWDEQVLDVAAGNGNATLAAARRGCRVTSTDYVPELLKRGEERARAEHFDVVFQAADAEALPFADGTFDAVLSTFGVMFAPDQAQAARELSRVCRPGGRIGLANWTPQGFVGQMFKTLGRHVPPPAGALPPSRWGDEEQLRVMFEGALGELKVSRQQFNFRYRSAAHFIEVFRTWYGPVHKAFASLEPEAATALERDLTELLNGSNVGGVASLVVPSEYLEVVIIRG; encoded by the coding sequence ATGAGCACCCCTTTGGATAGCAATGCCCTCAAAGCCCGCCAGCAAGCCGCCTGGGCCAGCGGCGACTACGCGGTAATTGGCACCACCCTGCAATTGGTGGGTGAACGCCTGGCCGAAGTCTGTGACCTGCGCTGGGACGAGCAGGTGCTGGATGTAGCAGCCGGCAACGGTAACGCCACCCTCGCCGCCGCCCGCCGCGGCTGCCGCGTTACCTCCACCGACTATGTGCCCGAACTGCTCAAGCGCGGTGAAGAACGGGCGCGGGCCGAGCACTTCGACGTGGTGTTCCAGGCTGCCGATGCCGAAGCGTTGCCGTTTGCCGATGGCACCTTCGATGCCGTGCTTTCTACCTTCGGCGTGATGTTCGCCCCCGACCAAGCCCAGGCCGCGCGCGAATTGAGCCGGGTGTGCCGGCCCGGTGGGCGGATCGGCCTGGCCAACTGGACCCCGCAAGGGTTCGTCGGGCAGATGTTCAAGACCCTTGGGCGGCATGTGCCGCCGCCAGCCGGGGCCTTGCCGCCCTCGCGCTGGGGTGATGAAGAACAGTTACGGGTGATGTTCGAAGGGGCGCTTGGCGAGTTGAAGGTCAGCCGCCAGCAGTTCAACTTCCGCTATCGCTCGGCGGCGCATTTCATTGAGGTGTTCCGGACCTGGTACGGGCCGGTGCATAAGGCGTTTGCCTCGTTGGAGCCGGAGGCGGCCACGGCGTTGGAGCGCGACCTGACCGAGTTGCTGAATGGCAGCAATGTGGGTGGCGTTGCGTCATTGGTAGTGCCGAGTGAATACCTGGAGGTGGTGATCATTCGGGGTTAG
- a CDS encoding DUF6708 domain-containing protein, translating into MTTTWLFNPAHRSGIKPRICGQLVHATHSHLCLRNPWVSDSVFMGKTYTAMFLSTGLFSWYNLFDDTIDYSIDGGVAFIAILMLLPFIFSPFLAYRIFFIKNLSNIYLNKHTKKIYYQHFRKLIIFDWNHVGGGIFGRREFGGSSFTTSYALAFAPRRDDGSLHQKDCLWVDSNEPTDSDIQYVAEVWEYLRHFMDHGPDKLPPPGEPNWWHKPLHAICLTPAQAWRHYAPWRTGEPGEMQGKKNWQLPFWAVLFPYNLTVAICWYLVCKLFNVRAAPPPAEAFEGAPANPE; encoded by the coding sequence GTGACAACTACCTGGCTTTTTAACCCAGCCCATAGATCAGGCATAAAGCCCAGAATTTGCGGCCAACTTGTTCACGCAACCCATTCACACTTATGCTTGCGAAATCCATGGGTCTCCGACTCAGTTTTCATGGGAAAGACTTACACAGCAATGTTTTTATCCACAGGCCTATTTTCTTGGTACAATCTTTTTGACGACACTATAGACTATTCAATCGATGGCGGCGTTGCTTTCATCGCGATACTGATGCTGTTACCTTTCATTTTTTCTCCATTTTTAGCCTACAGGATTTTTTTCATAAAAAACCTATCAAATATCTATCTTAATAAGCACACAAAAAAAATCTACTACCAACATTTCAGAAAACTAATTATATTTGACTGGAACCATGTTGGGGGCGGTATTTTCGGTCGCAGGGAATTCGGTGGCTCATCTTTCACTACCAGTTACGCTTTAGCCTTCGCCCCTCGCCGAGACGATGGCAGCCTCCACCAAAAAGATTGCCTCTGGGTTGACAGTAACGAGCCCACCGACTCTGACATCCAATATGTCGCCGAAGTCTGGGAATACCTCCGCCACTTCATGGACCACGGCCCGGACAAACTCCCCCCACCCGGCGAACCCAACTGGTGGCACAAGCCACTGCACGCCATCTGCCTGACTCCAGCACAAGCCTGGCGCCACTATGCCCCTTGGCGAACTGGCGAACCCGGTGAAATGCAGGGCAAGAAGAACTGGCAACTGCCGTTCTGGGCCGTGCTGTTCCCCTACAACCTCACCGTCGCCATCTGCTGGTACCTCGTCTGCAAACTGTTCAATGTCCGGGCAGCGCCACCACCTGCTGAGGCCTTCGAAGGAGCGCCCGCTAACCCCGAATGA
- a CDS encoding TonB-dependent siderophore receptor, which yields MANMSVAPASLSVLGLLVVPAVYAAATPATQGSLALPATAVTSAYEQQSYKASESRSALKIDAPLRDIPQTVNVVPESVIKDQGAQSMEDVLKNVPGVGLSNGDGQRDQVTIRGFSAIGDMYIDGVRDDALYFRDLSNIERVEVIKGPAAVLYGRGSSGGLINSISKKPSFAPKREVGMSFDSEGKRRTQFDTGWADPQSNQAYRVTGAFEDSDTFRDDGYIDRKAIAPSAYFRLSDDLELNLGASYLYDKRLIDFGIPALGNRPVDVDRDKRFGSGDADQDYARSEVFSLTASLDYRINDDFTLTNTSRYYHYDLDRNNTLADSSPTRFVTAPNGELLVKLNRGNVARDEYGMFNQTELKQQAQLAGMQHNLLYGVEVGFQDKYQRVLSQTNVAQVPVYRDALVPVPDHAANLSSKGTNFQQTTGLYVQDLIELNEHWKALVGVRYDIFGQEYDDDRLQNVDLDRTDKTWSPRAGLVYQPDAIQSYYVSVSRSYQPSGEVFAVSPTNQHLEPEETTNYEIGAKWDLLDSRLSLTAAVFRLERTNMKTADPANPNLTVLAGEQRTDGFEATVSGQLTDKWQIYAGYAYLDAEITKSNSKTNGVANEGQTPTLTPRNSANVWLVRTLTPQWRVAAGANYVDERYTALDNVVVMPGYTTFDAALLYSVPQWDAALRLKNVFDRDYYASAHGSVDLITPGAPRTLEASFNYRF from the coding sequence ATGGCAAATATGTCTGTTGCTCCAGCATCCCTATCTGTGCTTGGCCTTCTGGTTGTACCTGCTGTTTACGCTGCTGCCACCCCCGCAACCCAGGGCAGCCTCGCCCTGCCTGCCACCGCTGTCACCAGCGCCTACGAGCAGCAAAGCTACAAGGCCAGTGAAAGCCGCAGCGCCCTGAAAATCGACGCGCCATTGCGCGACATCCCGCAAACCGTCAACGTCGTGCCCGAGAGCGTGATCAAGGACCAGGGTGCGCAGTCCATGGAAGACGTGCTGAAAAACGTGCCCGGCGTGGGCCTGTCCAATGGTGACGGCCAGCGCGACCAGGTCACCATTCGCGGCTTCAGCGCCATTGGCGACATGTACATCGACGGTGTGCGCGACGACGCCCTGTACTTCCGCGACCTGTCCAACATCGAGCGGGTCGAGGTGATCAAGGGCCCGGCCGCCGTGCTGTATGGGCGTGGCTCTTCGGGGGGCCTGATCAACAGCATCAGCAAGAAACCAAGCTTTGCGCCCAAGCGTGAAGTCGGCATGAGCTTCGACAGCGAAGGCAAGCGTCGCACCCAATTCGACACCGGCTGGGCCGACCCGCAAAGCAACCAGGCCTACCGCGTGACCGGCGCCTTCGAAGACAGCGACACCTTCCGCGATGATGGCTACATCGACCGCAAGGCTATCGCGCCGTCGGCCTACTTCCGCCTTTCCGACGACCTGGAACTGAACCTGGGCGCTAGCTACCTGTACGACAAGCGCCTGATCGACTTCGGCATCCCGGCGCTGGGCAACCGCCCAGTAGATGTGGACCGCGACAAGCGCTTCGGCTCCGGCGATGCCGACCAGGACTACGCCCGCAGCGAAGTGTTCTCGCTGACCGCCAGCCTGGACTATCGCATCAACGACGACTTCACCCTGACCAACACCAGCCGTTACTACCACTACGACCTGGACCGCAACAACACCCTGGCCGACAGCAGCCCGACGCGCTTCGTCACCGCGCCCAACGGCGAACTGCTGGTCAAGCTCAACCGCGGCAACGTCGCTCGCGACGAATACGGCATGTTCAACCAGACCGAGCTCAAGCAACAGGCGCAGTTGGCCGGTATGCAGCACAACCTGTTGTATGGCGTGGAAGTGGGCTTCCAGGACAAGTACCAGCGAGTGCTCAGCCAAACCAACGTGGCCCAGGTACCGGTGTATCGCGACGCGCTGGTGCCGGTACCGGATCACGCCGCCAACCTGTCGTCCAAGGGCACCAACTTCCAGCAGACCACCGGCCTGTACGTGCAGGACTTGATTGAGCTGAATGAACACTGGAAGGCGCTGGTCGGCGTGCGTTACGACATTTTTGGCCAGGAGTACGACGACGACCGTTTGCAGAACGTCGACCTCGACCGTACCGACAAGACTTGGAGTCCGCGTGCCGGCCTGGTTTACCAGCCGGATGCCATCCAGTCCTACTATGTTTCGGTCAGCCGCAGCTACCAGCCCTCGGGCGAGGTGTTCGCGGTCAGCCCGACCAACCAACACCTGGAGCCGGAAGAAACCACCAACTACGAAATCGGCGCCAAGTGGGACCTGCTGGACAGCCGCCTGTCGCTGACGGCGGCGGTATTCCGCCTTGAGCGCACCAACATGAAGACCGCTGACCCGGCCAACCCCAACTTGACCGTGCTGGCCGGTGAGCAACGCACCGACGGCTTCGAAGCCACCGTCAGCGGTCAGCTCACGGATAAATGGCAGATCTATGCCGGCTACGCCTACCTGGACGCCGAAATCACCAAGTCCAACAGCAAGACCAATGGTGTAGCCAACGAAGGCCAGACCCCTACCCTGACGCCACGTAACAGCGCCAACGTCTGGCTGGTGCGTACCCTCACCCCGCAATGGCGCGTGGCCGCCGGTGCCAACTACGTCGATGAGCGCTACACCGCACTCGACAACGTGGTGGTGATGCCGGGCTACACCACCTTCGACGCCGCGCTGCTGTACAGCGTGCCGCAGTGGGATGCCGCGCTGCGCCTGAAGAACGTGTTCGACCGCGACTACTATGCCTCCGCACACGGCTCGGTGGACCTGATTACCCCGGGTGCACCGCGCACGCTGGAAGCCAGCTTCAACTACCGTTTCTGA